From Streptomyces sp. NBC_01754, a single genomic window includes:
- a CDS encoding DsbA family protein encodes MPTPTTRPKSRKPLVFGTVVVLAAGLLGFASYRATAPDSSPSGTSAVGTTAEEAPGAHPELVALARRDAADKLAQGRTDAPVVLIEYADFKCGYCGKFARDTEPELVEKYVRDGILRIEWRNFPIFGKESEAAARAAWAAGQQGRFWEFHRAAYAEGAKEKGYGEDRLRALAQEAGVEDLDRFARDTESTAAADAVARDQEEAYGIGATSTPSFLINGRPVAGAQPMSVFTQAVEAAAADAAPVGSAGEDAGEEKAGGKAE; translated from the coding sequence ATGCCCACGCCCACCACCCGCCCGAAGTCCCGCAAGCCGCTCGTCTTCGGCACCGTCGTCGTCCTCGCCGCCGGACTGCTCGGCTTCGCCTCCTACCGGGCCACCGCCCCCGACTCGTCCCCCTCCGGTACCTCGGCGGTCGGCACGACCGCCGAGGAGGCCCCCGGGGCCCACCCCGAACTCGTGGCACTCGCCCGCCGCGACGCCGCCGACAAGCTGGCCCAGGGCCGCACCGACGCCCCCGTGGTCCTCATCGAGTACGCCGACTTCAAGTGCGGTTACTGCGGAAAGTTCGCCCGCGACACCGAACCCGAACTGGTCGAGAAGTACGTACGGGACGGCATCCTGCGCATCGAGTGGCGCAACTTCCCGATCTTCGGCAAGGAGTCCGAGGCCGCCGCCCGCGCCGCCTGGGCGGCCGGACAGCAGGGCCGCTTCTGGGAGTTCCACCGGGCCGCGTACGCCGAGGGCGCCAAGGAGAAGGGGTACGGCGAGGACCGGCTGCGGGCCCTCGCCCAAGAGGCCGGGGTCGAGGACCTCGACCGTTTCGCGCGCGACACCGAGAGCACCGCGGCGGCCGACGCGGTCGCCCGCGACCAGGAGGAGGCCTACGGGATCGGCGCCACCTCCACCCCGTCCTTCCTCATCAACGGCCGCCCCGTCGCGGGAGCCCAGCCGATGTCCGTCTTCACCCAGGCAGTCGAGGCCGCGGCGGCCGACGCCGCACCCGTGGGCAGCGCCGGGGAGGACGCCGGGGAGGAGAAGGCCGGGGGGAAGGCGGAATGA